TAAGGCGTTCGTAGCGGCCAGCTACGACAACATGATAGACAACGAAAAAGCGCGCTGCCCCGCGGGCGGCGTATACTCCGCCTCAAGGGACGCCGTGACGAGCAGGGAGATAGTGGTCTGCTCTCTGCCGCGCCATAACGACGGCGTGGCGCCGGACGGTGGGTTATCCGCAAATAGCAAATGGGAGGACGCCGTAAAGGACGGGCTAAAGCCCGGAGATATATTTGAGAAGGACGGCGTATATTACGTAGCTACTACCGATTTTAATGGTAACTTCGATAAAAATATACCTTCCGGCAAAACACCTGAGGAAATCGCGCGCGCCCAGCAAAATGCCGACGGCGGCCTTGTAAAATTAACTGGTAATAAATTTGATTGGCAAACTACTCCACTTCCGTTTTCCATTTCCAGAGGAGATGTCATTATATTTAATGGAACCACCTATGTTTGTCGACTGTCGGTCAGTACATCTTTTAATGTGGATGCAAACAATTACAACAGAGTTGTTCTAGACACCCTACCAGATTTGTTTAAGCTGCCATAGCACAAACCAATATGAGTCACAAGAATAAGGCATATTTCCATGCGATGAAATTTAACCTACATTCCCCTATATCTTAGAATAGACCGTTTTCGCGCTCACTCCGGGGCACATGCCCAGCTTTCCGGAGAGGGCGCTTATCGTTTCGTTCGGCGCGTCCATTATGATGCTTATTATGGAGATGCCGCGCTCTCTGTACGGCATGCCCATGCGCCCTATGATGTAGTCGCTGTAGTTGTGAAGAAGCTGGTTTATCTTCTCCGCGGCCTCCGGGTCTTCCACTATTATCCCTATCTGCGCTATCCTTGTTTCCATTTTTATCAGCCTTTCCGTACGCGCCGCGCCCTCACTGGGGGCGGGCACTATGCTCGTATATTCGCCTCTGCCTACGCGGTATCTGTGTATGTGGACGGGGACGTCGAAGGCTTTTTGCAGGTTCTCCTCCGTAAGGACCATCTCCGTAGCTCCGAACATCGCGCTTTTATCTGGCAGCAGAAGAAGCGCCTTCTGCGAAATGTCCATCGCGTGCTCCGGGTAGTGCGTGTTTATGACGGCGCTTATGTTTCGCTCCTTGCAGAGCGTCGAGATGGTGCGCAGCACCGCCGACTGGTTTTTAAAGTCCAGGTTCGACTCCGGCTCGTCCAGCACGAGAAGCCTGGGGCGCGCGGCGAGCGCTCGCGCTATCATGACAAGCTGGTATTCCCCGCCGCTTATTTTACTGCAAAGTTTGCCGGCAAGATGTTCCACGCCGGCAAGCGCCATCGCTTCGCGCGCCGCCTCTTCGTCTTTTTTTCCCGGCATCGCAAGTTCGTTCATGTGCGCGCTGCGGCCCATCAGCACCATTTCGCGCACGGTGTAGACGAACGACGAAATTTTCGCCTGAGGCACGTAGCCTACGCGGCTCCAAAATTCCCGCTGGCGCAATTTTTTTATATCCTCACCGTCGAGGTAGGAGGCGCCGCGCCGCCATTTGCGCAGGCCGAGCATACATTTCATGAGCGTCGTCTTTCCCGCGCCGTTTGCGCCAAGCACCGCGAGTATCTCCGGCTCGCTTACGCTGAAATTTATGTCGCAGAGGCAGTCGGCGCCGCCGTCGTAGCAGAAGCTGCCGCCGCGCACCTCAAAGGAGCCGTTCGTCTTCATGCGCGTATGCCTCCCGTCTTTCGCAGCAGGATTATGAAAAAGGGCGCGCCTATTACCGCAGTCAGAATAGAGGCCGGTATCTCCGAGGCCGCCGCGCTGCGCGCCGCCGTGTCTATGACAAGCATGAAGAGCGCGCCAAGCGCCATGCTGGCGGGCACTACGGCACGGTTGTCGTTGCCAAAGAGCATACGTGAGGCGTGAGGGATGAGCAGACCGACCCAGCCGATTAAGCCGCACATTGAGACGACTGAGGCCGTTATCATGGCGGCTCCCGTTATGACGAGCAGCCGGACGCGCCGGACGTTTATGCCAAGCGATGCCGCCTCGTCTTCGCTTAAGGTCATGGCGTTGAGCTTCCACCTGTAGAGCCATATAACGAGCATTCCGGCGCAGATGAGAGGAGATCCCATCGCAAGGCTTGCGCGCGTCGCGGCGGACAAGCTGCCCATGAGCCAGAAGGTGATGGCGGGCAGCACGTCCTGAGGGTCTGCCGCGTATTTGACGAGTGAGACGAGCGCGGCAAAGAGCGCGCTTACGACCATGCCGGCCAGTATCATCATGATGACTGACGACGCGCCGCGCACGCGGCTGACGAACATAACGAGCGCCACGGCGGCAAGGCCCGCGGCAAGCGCCGAAAGCTGCACGAGATGCGACGGCAGCCCGACAAGTATGCCAAGCACCGCGCCAAACGACGCGCCAGTGGCCACGCCCAGCGTGTCGGGCGTGGCGAGCGGGTTTGAAAAAAGCGCCTGAAAGGCGGCGCCCGCGACGCCTAGCCCTGCGCCCGCAAGCAGAGCGAGTGCGATGCGCGGCAGCCGGATGTTGAGCACGACGCTGCGGGCCATCTCCGAGACCTCGACGCCCGCAAGCCCCGGCAGCAGCGCGCCCGCTATTTCCGCAAGCGTGACGTGAAAACGTCCCGCCGTCATCGCGGCAAGCGAAGAGAAAACGAGCAGCGCGGCTATCGAAAAAATCAGCGCGCCCTTTCTCATTTAGTCTGGTTCACGTAGCCGGAGGCCGAGGCGCGCCCCTGATTGAAGACCTGTTTCACCTGCTTGTCCGTCAGAGTGACGCCGTATATTTTTTTGTAGTAGCCGCGCGTCTCTTTTTCTATGTCTACGTTTTTAAAAAGCTGCGGGTAGACCTTCTGCGCCGTCCACAAAAGCGTGACGGGCGTGTCTATGCCCGGCGTGTAGCTGCGGTAGGTGCCAAGCGGCATTTTGTAGACCGCCTTGTTCTTGACGGCGCGCACGCCGCTCCAGTCGCGCCCCGGCGTTTTGTTCGAGTAGAGGTCCTCCGGCAGCGCCGGCGTGAAGTTTGTTATGAAGATGACGTCCGGGTTCCATTTATAGACCTGCTCCATCGTTATGACGGCGTTCATGTTCTCCGCCGGAACCTCTTCCGCCGCGTTCTTCGCACCTACTGCGTCGCACCAGTACTGGCCGAAGAAGCTCTTGCCGGAGGTCACTATTTTTTTATCGTCGTACTGGAAGAGGTAGAGCACCTTTTTGCGCGCTTCCGGCTTTATGTTCTTCACCTTTTTTTGAACGTCGGCGTAGACGCTTTTGCTGTAGGCGGAGGCTTCGCGGCTCTTCGCGCTCTCTGGGAATATCTGGCTCAGCGTCTTTATCCATTCGTCGTAGGTGCGCAGCACGTCGTAGTTCCACTTTGTAGGCGAGATGGCGACCGCCGTGAGGCCCGCCGCGCGGATCTTTTTGCCCATCTCCTTGTCGCCCGCAAGATAAAAGACAATATCGGGACGCAGCGTCATAAGCTCTTCGATGTTTATGTCAGAGCCGCTTGTGAAACCAGTCTGCGCCTTCAGTATATCGGGGAAAAGCTCGCCCAGCAGCCCCGCCTTCGCAGCGCCCATAGAGGCTGGGGGGATGCCCACTATTTTTTTGGCCGAGTTCAGAAATACCGTCACGACCGACGCAAAGGGAAGGATGCCGGCAATGGCTACCCTTTCTATTTTGTCTGGAAGAGTTACTTTAAAGCCGTCCTCGTCCGTTACGACGCGCGCGGCAAACGATGGGGCGGCAAACGACATAACCATCGCCGCCATTAAAAGCACAGCCAGTTTTTTCATAACGAAAGCTCCCTTTCTATCCATTCATTAAAAGCTCCGCCGATAAATATCGGGATGTCGCTTCGGTAGATGCGCCCGGAAAAACCCTCGTGCGGCAGGCTGACAAAGCGGCAGTCCGCCGGGGCCGCCGCGCGAAAAAGCGGGTCGGCTATCACTATATCCGCTTTTTTCAGCGTAGAAAATATCGCGTCTTCGTCGGGAAAGCCAAGCGGCGATATGGCGCGCACCCCGCGCAGGCGATAGTCCTCACGCAGCGCGCGCGCTATCGAGGCGCACTGCACCGGCTCGCCTATGACGAATATCTTGTCGTCTTCCGCAGCGCGCGGCGCGTTCAGCAAGCTTTGGTCCTCTCCACAAGCCGCCGCCTTTTCTATGAGCGCGAGCATTTCAAGCGTCACGCTTTCGCCGACCGGAAGGCCGGTGACGCACGGCGTGCCGTATATCTCGCGCAGCGCAGCAGCCGGCCCCTCTCCGCAGGATGAAACGACTACGTTCACGCAGGCCTCTCCCGCGTGCATCAGCTCATCCCACGAAGAGCCCATCGCCCAGCAGCCGACGACGGAACAGCCGTTTTCCTCAAAGAGCGCCCGCAGCGCGGGGACGTTGCCCGTCACCGAAAAATCAAGCGGCGTGACGCCAAGCAGATTGACGGATGGGCGCGCACCGGACGCGCGAGGCACGCGCGTTACATCCTTGCCGCAGAAGCGGCGCGCTATCGCCTCAAGCGCCATCGAAGCGCCGCTGTTGTAGGAGTGCATGCTGTTCGTCGCAAGCCCCAGCGTCGGCATCCCGCACCGCGCCTCTATAAGCCGCGCTATCGCCGGCAGGTCCGTCCCCATCATCATCGGGATAGGCGTCCCGGCAACGGCGACAAACCGCGGCTTCAGCTCCAGCGCTGCACGGCATACGTCGCAGATGAGCTTCTCGTCGTCGCCCATAAGCGCGTCCACCTCAGCGAGGGCGGAGACGTAGACCATAGAGGGCATATCGTACCAGCGCGGCTCGTCGTGCGTATTGTAGGTGGAGTTGCAGCCCGAGGCGTCGTGCATTATCGTCATGCCGCCCATCTCATAGAGCGCGGAGGCGACGCCCGAGACGTCCGCCGTATATGTCGAAAGTATCGAACTTGTCTGTTTCAACAGCAGCACCCCCAGCCCTTCACCTGAATGATTTTCTTGGTATCTTTTTCGTTTATCACAGCCTCGCATATCTCCTCCGCCATGCGCGCTATGCCGTCGTAGCCCCAAAAACCGCCGCCTTCCAGCACATTGACGAAGTGGGGCGTATCCGTGAAGTAGGCCGCCTTTTGACCGATGGCTATAGTCTCGTCCAAAGAAGAGGCGTTTGCGCGCGGCAGAAGGCCCATCTTCGGATGCACCGTAGCCGCAAGCTCAAGCTCCGGGTATTTTTCGCGCAGCCTGTCAAAAGCGGGACGCTCCTCCGGTATGAACTGATCCGCGTAGACGCACGTCACGTGTATGCCGTGGTCGAGCAGCAGCTCCGCAAGCCCAAGCGGACGCGGCGTAGCCGTGTAGTCTATGACAACGGGCCTCTCTCCAACAAGACGCGCGGCATACGAAAGCGCGCGCTCCGCCTCCGCGCGAAGCAGCGCCGTATCTATCTTTGGGATCTTCAGGCGCGCCGCGAGCTTGTCAAGGTTTTCCTCAATCTCGCGCGCCTCGTAGCTGAGCGGCAGATAAATATAATCCTGCCCGATGCGCTCCTTCAGATCCTTCACAGCCGTAAGCGCCGCCGGCATATAGGCGATGTTCAGCGAGCTTTCGGCCATCTTCCGGTATTCGTCGAAGCTCTTGCAGGCCGTTATCTCACGCACCGTAAAACCGGCGCTTTTTAGCATCCGCACAAAGTCCGAAGAGGCCTCCGTAGGATAATTGTTGCCGATTATGTTGACCGCCTTTGCGTCAAGCGCTGGACGCCGTTCAAGAAAACTGTACAGCCGCGAGCGCGTCATTGGGTCTGGCGGCGTCTTCGTCTTTCGCATTATCGGGTTCATGTAGCAGTCGGTGAAATATATATCGGGAAAACGCGCGAGGAGCTTTTCGTAAACGTAGTTCAGGTCGCAGCCCATGAAATGGTGGATGCAGCTCGTAAAAATAAGGACGGCGGCGGGCTGCTTTGGGAGCTTATTGAGAATGTCGGTCACGCCCTCTATTATCAGCGCCTCCATGTCGCCGTCAAGCACGTTGTTCTCGCAGACGGCGATCGTTGAAAAGCGGCTCGACGCGCCCATCTCCGCCGCCGTGAGCACGACGCCGCGAAGACAGCCCTGCGCGCAGACATATATCTGATGGCTCTCCGGCAGCAGCATCGCCGTATGGACGATGTTCCAGAGGCCGCGCGCGGGCGAGCCGTACTCCACGCCGTATTCATAAGGCGCAAGCGACGCGGCCTCCTTTATTTTAACCGTAGCCCCGCTGTAATCCGGCTTGTGGAGGTCTATCATTTCACGCCTCCACAGGCGTCAAGCACATTTTTTGCAAGCGCGCGGTATTCGTCCGCCATTTCGCTCTCCGGGAAGGCTTCAAGCACAGTCTTCTGCAGCTCCTCCGCCTGCTGCACGACGGAGCTGAAAGGCAGAGCGCCAACAATGCGCGACTCGATATCCGCCGCCAGCTCCTCCACTTTTTCCTCTTCGCGCGGCACGTTCCTGCGGTTCAAAATTATTCCGCCAAGCGACGCGTATCCGCGCTCGCGGAAATTCGCCACAGCCTGCGCGATATTGGCCGCGGCGTGAAGCGCCATATTCTCGCCGCTCGTGACGACGAAAACCTTCTTTGCGTAGCCCTCGCGTATCGGCATAGCGAAGCCGCCGCAGACGACGTCGCCAAGCACGTCATAAATCACGGCGTCCGGCCTGTATATCTCAAAAGCGCCCTTTTCCGAGAGCTTCTCCATCGCCGCTATGATGCCGCGCCCAGCGCAGCCAAGCCCCGGCGCGGGGCCGCCCGCCTCGACGCAGAGGACGCCCGCAAAGCCCTCCGTCACCATCTCTTCAAGCGAAAGCTCGGCGCCCCGTTTTTTTATCAGCTCCAGCACCGAAGGCGTCCGCCCGCCTCCGCGAAGATTCACCGTAGAGTCGGCTTTCGGGTCGCAGCCGATCTGCATTACGCGCATCCCCGACTGCGCAAAAGCAGCCGCAAGATTTGACGCCGTCGTAGATTTTCCAATGCCGCCCTTGCCGTAAATCGCGATCTTTATCATCCAAACGCCTCCAAATATAAAAATCCCTCTGCCGTACAAAGACAGAAGGATTTGGCATTGTTGAAAGACCAATCTTTTATATCACGCCTTCTGACTCCGAACATATCATCGTCAATTCAGAACGATTTCTATTTATTTTTACATCTGAATCATACCACCAGAGACGCAATAATTGCAAGTGGGAACGGCTATGGACTTTAGCTTTTTTACCGCCAAACTCGCAAGGCGCGCCTATTTACATTTTGATCCTAATAATTATGCTAACAATGCTGATAATCATGATTATTAGAGTTGTCAGCATTGCTGACGCCGTTTGGCCGCGCCGCGGCGTCAGCGTATTGACGGGCTTTGGGAGCCTCGCCTGTGGCCGCCGTGATATAGGGAAGACGCGGCGCGTCGAATAGCTCTCCGTCGTAAAAATATCTCTTTGCCTCATCCATGTCATTCAGCACAGCCCAGACCTCTTTTTTGCGGGCGCCAGAATCGTCCCAGATTTTATGAACGGAATACAACACCGGCCTCCCGTAAATATCTTTGTATAAAATATGTTCCTCATGGATGCTTTCGTAGCATTTTTTTACAAAAGCTGCGCTGAGCGCCGCCTTTGTATAGTCGTCTCCGAGAAACTCAAAATGTTCATTTATAATTGCGGTCGTCCTCGTCACACGTCCGCAGCTGGAATCGCTTTCATCGTAGGGATTGCCGAACCTGTCCGTCGCCTGCTTTGGCGTGCGGGCGTCCGCCTCGTCTATATCACGGCGGCGGAAACGGCGCCCGGCACGGATAAAAACGGCAATCGCAGCTGCAAGCGCCGCACCAATCAACGCAAAAGTTTCGAGCATACGACCCCACCTCTCCTTCTGTTCTGCAAATTTTTCCCCGCAAGCTATGAAGCAAAGACGACCGGCAACGCTTAACCATTTCTGGCGCACAGATGTAAGAATGTTCCAGCATTATTATATAAATTTTTCAAATAGTCAACACTATATTACACGATTTTGTAAGCGTTATCTTATAGACAGTACTCTTTTGCCTTTGTAAGCTCTTTCTTGCATGGGAGTGAGAAACTTTTGACAATCGGCGGCAGGATAAGGGAAGTTCGTAAACTTAACAGGATAACTCAGGAAAAACTTGCGGAACTGCTCAACGTTTCGCGGGTCACAATTTCCTCATGGGAAAATAATGAAAACGCTCCCACAGTGGACAACATCGTCTCGCTTGCTGAAACCTTTCGCGTCTCCATCGACTATCTGCTGCGCGGCGCTGAACCTGAAACCGACTGTGAAATGCCCGGCAGACTTTCATCTCCGAAGCAGGAGGATATTTTCCTCGACCTCTTCAAAAGCCTCGGCCCAGTCGAACGCGACGAAGTGATAAAATTCATGCGCTATCAAAAAGCGCTCTCCGAGGGGAAAATGTAGCCTCTTATTTTTCTCGGCACCCGGATATGAGAGGCTGCGCCTTCATTTTGCCGCACCTCTGTCTAAAAACGGTAAAAAGTTTCGTCCTCCGACGTTATGCGGAGGACGAATTTTTTTACTTCACTATGGCTGTGAGCATAAGCTTTTTTAAAGCCTCACGCAGTACCGTTCTTGCCTCTATTTACAGGCTCTATTTCACGTATTTTTTCAGCTCGCCGTATCCTTGTTTGTCCATTTCTTCGTAGGGGACGAATCTCAGCGCCGCGCTGTTGATGCAGTAACGCGCGCCGTTTGGAGATTCCGGGTCGTTTGTGAAGAGGTGGCCCAGATGAGAGTCTCCGGCGCGGCTGCGAACTTCGGTGCGGCGCATGCCGTAGGAATCGTCTTCTTTATATACGATGGCGTTGTCGTCTATGCCTTTGGTGAACGCGGGCCAGCCGCAGGAGCTTTGATATTTGTCGGACGACGAAAAGAGCGGTTCGCCTGTGGCGGCGTCTACGTAGATGCCGCGCCGCTCTTCTTTGTAAAATTCGTTGTCAAAGGCCGGCTCCGTCGCGTTTTGCTGCGTCACCGCGTACTGCCGCGGCGTCAGTTTCTCTTTCAGCACAGCGTCGGAGGGCTTTTCATATTTTTTCGCGTCTACTTTTATTTCGCGCGCCTCCTTCATCTCCTGCGGTGAGATATGACAGTAGCCGCCGGGGTGTTTCGTCAGGTAATCCTGATGGTATTCTTCGGCCTTGTGGAAATTTTTAAGCGGCTCTATTAGCACATAAAAGCCGTTTTCGGCGCGGCGTTTTTCAACCGCGGCAACCTTTTCAACTATTTTTTTCGCAGCTTCGTCGGTGTAGAATATCCCCGTCTGGTACTGCGTGCCGACGTCGTTGCCCTGCCTGTTTTCAACGCTTGGGTCTATTACTTTGAAAAAGGCAAAGAGCAGCGTTTCAAGCGAGACCTTCGTTTTGTCGTATTCCACGCGAACGGTCTCGCGGTAGCCCGTGCCTCCGGCGCAAACCTGCTCGTAGGAGACCTCGTCCATCGGTTTTCCGTTTGCGTAGCCGGAGACGGCGTCTATTACGCCGGGGATGCCTTCCATATATTTTTCAAGCCCCCAGAAGCAGCCGCCTGCGAGATATATTACGTTTTTTTCTGCATTTGCATTTTTTTCCATACTTGCACCGCCTTTCTTTAAAGCCGCATTATCCCCCGCCGAGGCGCTTTCGCGCAATGTGAGAAATGCTGTGCCAACCACAGCCGCCATT
This window of the Cloacibacillus sp. genome carries:
- a CDS encoding prepilin-type N-terminal cleavage/methylation domain-containing protein, whose translation is MDKGHGFTLVEVLITLAIIGILASLGFVSFGKATDRAGDTVCLANRKTIMRAYEIDKNSKRPAPDLKAFVAASYDNMIDNEKARCPAGGVYSASRDAVTSREIVVCSLPRHNDGVAPDGGLSANSKWEDAVKDGLKPGDIFEKDGVYYVATTDFNGNFDKNIPSGKTPEEIARAQQNADGGLVKLTGNKFDWQTTPLPFSISRGDVIIFNGTTYVCRLSVSTSFNVDANNYNRVVLDTLPDLFKLP
- a CDS encoding ATP-binding cassette domain-containing protein is translated as MKTNGSFEVRGGSFCYDGGADCLCDINFSVSEPEILAVLGANGAGKTTLMKCMLGLRKWRRGASYLDGEDIKKLRQREFWSRVGYVPQAKISSFVYTVREMVLMGRSAHMNELAMPGKKDEEAAREAMALAGVEHLAGKLCSKISGGEYQLVMIARALAARPRLLVLDEPESNLDFKNQSAVLRTISTLCKERNISAVINTHYPEHAMDISQKALLLLPDKSAMFGATEMVLTEENLQKAFDVPVHIHRYRVGRGEYTSIVPAPSEGAARTERLIKMETRIAQIGIIVEDPEAAEKINQLLHNYSDYIIGRMGMPYRERGISIISIIMDAPNETISALSGKLGMCPGVSAKTVYSKI
- a CDS encoding iron ABC transporter permease, giving the protein MRKGALIFSIAALLVFSSLAAMTAGRFHVTLAEIAGALLPGLAGVEVSEMARSVVLNIRLPRIALALLAGAGLGVAGAAFQALFSNPLATPDTLGVATGASFGAVLGILVGLPSHLVQLSALAAGLAAVALVMFVSRVRGASSVIMMILAGMVVSALFAALVSLVKYAADPQDVLPAITFWLMGSLSAATRASLAMGSPLICAGMLVIWLYRWKLNAMTLSEDEAASLGINVRRVRLLVITGAAMITASVVSMCGLIGWVGLLIPHASRMLFGNDNRAVVPASMALGALFMLVIDTAARSAAASEIPASILTAVIGAPFFIILLRKTGGIRA
- a CDS encoding ABC transporter substrate-binding protein, which encodes MKKLAVLLMAAMVMSFAAPSFAARVVTDEDGFKVTLPDKIERVAIAGILPFASVVTVFLNSAKKIVGIPPASMGAAKAGLLGELFPDILKAQTGFTSGSDINIEELMTLRPDIVFYLAGDKEMGKKIRAAGLTAVAISPTKWNYDVLRTYDEWIKTLSQIFPESAKSREASAYSKSVYADVQKKVKNIKPEARKKVLYLFQYDDKKIVTSGKSFFGQYWCDAVGAKNAAEEVPAENMNAVITMEQVYKWNPDVIFITNFTPALPEDLYSNKTPGRDWSGVRAVKNKAVYKMPLGTYRSYTPGIDTPVTLLWTAQKVYPQLFKNVDIEKETRGYYKKIYGVTLTDKQVKQVFNQGRASASGYVNQTK
- a CDS encoding nitrogenase component 1, with the protein product MKQTSSILSTYTADVSGVASALYEMGGMTIMHDASGCNSTYNTHDEPRWYDMPSMVYVSALAEVDALMGDDEKLICDVCRAALELKPRFVAVAGTPIPMMMGTDLPAIARLIEARCGMPTLGLATNSMHSYNSGASMALEAIARRFCGKDVTRVPRASGARPSVNLLGVTPLDFSVTGNVPALRALFEENGCSVVGCWAMGSSWDELMHAGEACVNVVVSSCGEGPAAALREIYGTPCVTGLPVGESVTLEMLALIEKAAACGEDQSLLNAPRAAEDDKIFVIGEPVQCASIARALREDYRLRGVRAISPLGFPDEDAIFSTLKKADIVIADPLFRAAAPADCRFVSLPHEGFSGRIYRSDIPIFIGGAFNEWIERELSL
- a CDS encoding nitrogenase component 1; translated protein: MIDLHKPDYSGATVKIKEAASLAPYEYGVEYGSPARGLWNIVHTAMLLPESHQIYVCAQGCLRGVVLTAAEMGASSRFSTIAVCENNVLDGDMEALIIEGVTDILNKLPKQPAAVLIFTSCIHHFMGCDLNYVYEKLLARFPDIYFTDCYMNPIMRKTKTPPDPMTRSRLYSFLERRPALDAKAVNIIGNNYPTEASSDFVRMLKSAGFTVREITACKSFDEYRKMAESSLNIAYMPAALTAVKDLKERIGQDYIYLPLSYEAREIEENLDKLAARLKIPKIDTALLRAEAERALSYAARLVGERPVVIDYTATPRPLGLAELLLDHGIHVTCVYADQFIPEERPAFDRLREKYPELELAATVHPKMGLLPRANASSLDETIAIGQKAAYFTDTPHFVNVLEGGGFWGYDGIARMAEEICEAVINEKDTKKIIQVKGWGCCC
- a CDS encoding nitrogenase iron protein NifH; translated protein: MIKIAIYGKGGIGKSTTASNLAAAFAQSGMRVMQIGCDPKADSTVNLRGGGRTPSVLELIKKRGAELSLEEMVTEGFAGVLCVEAGGPAPGLGCAGRGIIAAMEKLSEKGAFEIYRPDAVIYDVLGDVVCGGFAMPIREGYAKKVFVVTSGENMALHAAANIAQAVANFRERGYASLGGIILNRRNVPREEEKVEELAADIESRIVGALPFSSVVQQAEELQKTVLEAFPESEMADEYRALAKNVLDACGGVK
- a CDS encoding helix-turn-helix domain-containing protein encodes the protein MTIGGRIREVRKLNRITQEKLAELLNVSRVTISSWENNENAPTVDNIVSLAETFRVSIDYLLRGAEPETDCEMPGRLSSPKQEDIFLDLFKSLGPVERDEVIKFMRYQKALSEGKM
- the msrB gene encoding peptide-methionine (R)-S-oxide reductase MsrB, with product MEKNANAEKNVIYLAGGCFWGLEKYMEGIPGVIDAVSGYANGKPMDEVSYEQVCAGGTGYRETVRVEYDKTKVSLETLLFAFFKVIDPSVENRQGNDVGTQYQTGIFYTDEAAKKIVEKVAAVEKRRAENGFYVLIEPLKNFHKAEEYHQDYLTKHPGGYCHISPQEMKEAREIKVDAKKYEKPSDAVLKEKLTPRQYAVTQQNATEPAFDNEFYKEERRGIYVDAATGEPLFSSSDKYQSSCGWPAFTKGIDDNAIVYKEDDSYGMRRTEVRSRAGDSHLGHLFTNDPESPNGARYCINSAALRFVPYEEMDKQGYGELKKYVK